tattctatttttattcgtgtaacatcgtccgttttccgtccttgttttgtatacattcgaggctttctttcaaggaatctaatgtgcttggcttagattttcctttggggctggccaggtcggagcaatctcaagattaatcagccgaaattgcgaagatgatccggttcttgactgaagattgaatgcttcgaatgtcccgtccgtgttttttgtgtcgtcttctaaatgttttgcgttcttgtcccagtttgtatttttttacttttacacacacatatcatcatcatcatcatcaaaaaaggAGACGtcgaacacgagttgtgatatataaaaaaggaaatggagaaaatgccgacaaaataattgaagtaatttaagtaatttaattaggtgaaagttctttttaccggttgcgcatttgttatgcttatcaaaatataaagagagattagagttcctttctgatagatttttatctatcagaaaggaactctaatctctcttttatattttgataagcataacaaatgcggcaaccggtaaaaagaactttcacctaattaattacttaaattacttcaattattttgtcagcatttctccatttcctttttatatatatatatatatatatatatatatatacatacatacatatatcatacatacatacatatatatatatatatatatatatatataataatatatataatatatatattatatatacatacatacatacatacattcatacaattgcttgactaaaggcggtgctccagcatggctgaagtcaaatgactgaaacgagtgacACAATAAAAGAAGGCGATGCttcggtatatgtacacacgtgactttgtttacatttctgaagataacagaaacccttttctcccacccctaaccctaacacaaaccctaactctaatacaaaccctaaccctaacacaaaccttaacactaaccctaaccacccatatataaaaaaaaacactttcttgaaatgtatccagtACTTCCAGTACTAacaccggtacttataccgaaggaaggcggtgagctggctgaaacgttagcatgccgggcgaaatgtgtagccgtatttcgtctgccgttacgttctgagttcaaatactgccgaggtcgactttgcctttcatcctttcggggtcgataaatttcattaccagttacgcactggggtcgatgtaatcgacttaatccgtttgtctgtccttgtttgtcccccctgtgtttagccccttgtgggtagtaaagaaataagtacttataccgaagttacgcccaatattatataacatgaataattacaaaagaaaaaacccaTTTAAGGCCAACAAattatttcaacatatatatgtaacggcaAAGTTTTATTTAGTGTAGTTACCAATTGTAACGGGAGAAATTGATTTGTACACTATATTATGATAATGTTGGTGGAGGCATTGGTAACGATAAGAGTTTGTAATTATAACGGCAAGTCGTAAAATGTGTAAGAACAAAGTGCATAAGGTTTTAAggaagttaagttaagttaatttttgactcaaaaagcaaaaagcaaggccatgtagagggacatggagttatgcaCCGGGtgatgttcatgcaaagagttcaggccatttctggtcaagggagactttgaaccgagcggttgtcggcatcttcactatctcgtctggcagcttattccacggatccgcaacccggacggagaaagcccctctccttcgattgagatgaaatcgtcgcagatagagcttttcggagtgaccccgcagccgatgctctggagcaggagtgaagaacagctctttcgagaggttacactttccgcttatgatgttgtgagcaagaatgagatcaccacggcggcgtctttttttttgagagaataaaggttgagcgtcttcagcctttcttcataagacaaatgcttgagaccaagaaccatgcgggtagccagcttctggactctacCGTTACATTATAAATGTAACGACGGGCAGGTTGTGATAAATCCAAAAGTATGCAAAAGTTAGATGTGATagaatgtttgtgaatgtgtccTCTTCGTTGTTTAGTAGTAGcaattacagagagagatagaatgatgttgtaagagaacagaattagagctaaaGAGAATGGTAGGGttttgtctcacagttgctttctccctctgaccaaggttggtcAGCCAGACCTCCTTGAGTCATCACGATGTGACTGACTACTGGTTGAGTGGTCACCTGGttggtgactaactgatttttgcttgggatgttcttgcttttataactatccagaaggatagatatatcattgagaacaatcgatttagttggtggtcttgttatctctattctagcttttggtggagtagaagaggttagaaagggtcaagtggtgaagacattatttctgCCTGGCtaaaaggcatctggaaaatgtaaaaactgctgtcagagaaaaaccattgttccaccatgggaaaagttctgttgcagtgttaattggatcttttcagtttgaacggcagttttttctagcagtgtcatatgaaattgtcacccataattatgaccctagtatcaatctattgtatttaaatctgttttagggttagggttagggttaggggtggggggaagggtgtctttttttcttcgcaaatgtaaatataccaaatctgtttcttaaacgagggacatattcatacggcacagaatgttttttttacctcaacagacgtcactgattggttgaaattgcagaaattgaagaaaaaaacaacaaatatcttacatatagaattttctcaataagccaagagaaaaagatgttttattaaacACTTCTACCAGTATAACGAAGTTTAACAttctttagttacctagaaattatgttaaaaactgccgttcaaaccgaaaagatccatatcttacaaactctagaattttctcataaagccaagagaaaaagatgtttataaacacattctaccagtatacgaagtttaacattctttagttacctagaaattatgttaaaaactgccgttcaaaccgaaaagatccatatcttacaaactatagaattttctcaataaagccaagagaaaaagatgttttataaacacattctaccagtatacgaagtttaaaagtgtttagttacgtggaaattgttttaaaaaactgccggtcaaaccgaaaagatccatatcttacaaactatagaattttctcaataaagccaagagaaaaagatgttttataaacacattaccagtattatacgaagtttaaaagtgttagttagtggaaattgttttaaaaaaactgccggtccaACCGAAAGATCCATATCtttacaaaatatagaattttctcaataaagcaaagagaaaaagatgttttataaacacattctaccagtatacgaagtttaaaaagtgtttagttacgtggaaattgtttaaaaactgccggtcaaacgaaagatccatatcttacaaactatagaattttctcaataaagccaagaagaaaaaagatttttataaacacattctaccagtatacgaagtttaaaagtgtttagttacgtggaaattgttttaaaaaactgccggtcaaaccgaaaagatccgtctaATGATATTGCCTCTCTAATAAATGGAGGGAGAAATGATTAGTgggcaaaagagaaaaataaagaaaaatgaatgggttatttccccttGGCCATTAAAGGAAAATGGATGGATTATATCTGGGCCCCTTGTGGGGGCCCTAGCCATCCAATTATAGGTTTTTATGAGTTTTATCTGATGAGAGAATGcttaatagaaaacaaaatacctgttgttgctgctgctgctgctgctgtggtgcTGGTGGGTAACCAGCAGGTGGGTAGCCGGCAGGTGGGTAGCCGGCAGGTGGGTAGCCGGCAGGTGGGTAGCCGGCAGGTGGGTAGCCGGCAGGTGGGTAGCCAGCAGGTGGTGGACCTTGAGGTGGGTAGCCAGCAGGTGGTGGACCTTGAGGTGGGTAGCCAGCAGGTGGTGGACCTTGAGGTGGGTAGTCCGCAGGTGGGTAGTCCACAGGTGGTGCACCTTTATTTACATTATCCATTGAATAACTGGGTGGTTGACTCATTGTTTTAAGTTTTTATAGGGATATTTTACACACTTCTTCAGTCTCTAGTGACAAGATATTGTTGTAGTTGATGTTCTGGTAATTAGAATAAAACAcattttttgaaattataataataataataataagaacaataataacaataataataataataacaatataataataataataataataataataataataacataataataataataataatataataataacactaataataataataataaataataatataataatacaatataataataataatcataataataataataagaataataataatataccataataacaataataataataataataataataataacaataataataatatatataacaatataataataataataatataataataataataataataatataataacaataataacaataataataataataacaataataatataataataataatataataataataataatcaaagaacatgcctcctcattgatatgactgtctcaatcgatataaacgtgtctgtcaagacctaccaaaaactgagcaaatataaagatcttgaaatagaaatcagcaaaatgtggaacctgaagactaaaacaatacctgttgtcataggtgccctgggaatgataggaaaaggggctgattgctacctaactcagataccaggaaacccaaaaatggcagaaattcaaaagatagtgctcatgggaactgctcatatcctacgcaaaatactctctatgtaatctcaagttttaaacaaaatttttttttattcttatttttattttttatttttttttattttactttttttatttatttattatttttttttatgtattagacattcactagtacaacaccaaaaaaaaaaaaaaccccaaatatatggcacagaacttccaacctgttgtctcttgaggtctctgggtgagacttggagccaacttgtacagacataagcaaaagtcaaacatagaataatataataataataataataataatcatatatatgataataataatataataatgatagtaatgataataataataataatataacaataataataataataacaataataacaataataacaataataacaataataacaataataataataacaataataacaataataacaataataataataataataataacaataataacaataataacaataataacaataataataataataataataataataataataataataataacaataataacaataataacaataataataata
This is a stretch of genomic DNA from Octopus sinensis unplaced genomic scaffold, ASM634580v1 Contig04190, whole genome shotgun sequence. It encodes these proteins:
- the LOC118761000 gene encoding cysteine-rich and transmembrane domain-containing protein WIH2-like — translated: MSQPPSYSMDNVNKGPPPAGYPPQGPPPAGYPPQGPPPAGYPPAGYPPAGYPPAGYPPAGYPPAGYPPAGYPPAPQQQQQQQQQVFCFLLSILSSDKTHKNL